Part of the Oncorhynchus mykiss isolate Arlee chromosome 12, USDA_OmykA_1.1, whole genome shotgun sequence genome, TGCTTCCTCCCACCCTTGAACACTTGAACCGCAGTCCCCACCCCCTGCTGACATAGACACTTATTCGCTGCCATAGTACCAGTCCCAGCCAGCTGTAGCTGTGGGCTGGACTGGGTGAGTAGCACTGACGTTGCCATCGGTACTGTGAGAATCCTGGTGGTGGAGATACTCCCCTGACCTCCGCCCCACCTGCCCAGGCACCCGATGGCTTGTttattagagtgtgtgtgtgtgtgtgtgtgtgtgtgtgtgtgtgtgtgtgtgtgtgtgtgtgtgtgtgtgtgtgtgtgtgtgtgtgtgtgtgtgtgtgtgtgtgtgtgtgtgtgtgtgtgtgtgtgtgtgtgtgtgtgtgtgtgtgtgaggtggtgcTAGTGTGGTCTTTGTTTGTTTGACATCGCTGGCCTTTGTTCTCCTCCAATCCTAGCTAAGACAAAGGTCACTGTGTATCCCGCCACAAAGACAGGCTCTTAAGTCCCTGGAGCCCATCCCTCagtgtcctcttctctctctcctctcttggtgACGCCTGTGGTGGCGGGTGGTGGTGAAAGAGGGTTGGACTCTGGAGAGAAGAGGGTCTGAACTGTAAGCTGTTGGCAGGAGCTGAGGAGCTTTTACACACGGATGAAACCAGTGCAGAGAGCTGTTCTTTAGTTGCAATATCCTGCAGAAGAGCCTTTAGCATCACTGATTCATAAACTCTTTGCTTGTTGTTGAGGAGCACAAGATCGAAAGCAGCAAATGTTTCCGGTCAGACAACCTTGGCTTTGCAAAGCCCTaggtgcatctctctctctgattcctaTACCAATACAGCCATTAACAGTCTGGATGTTTCCTATCTGCTTCCCCAGCACAGCTTACATTGGAGGAAGTGTATGAGAGTGCTGTGAAGTCATTGGTGGCTGGTTTTGTATGGGCGCTTTAACGTTACTTGGTTGGATTCGCTGCTCTGCTGCACTTGGTTTCGCTGTTGTGTTTCGCTAAAATGTTTCTGTTGCTTTCATGCCTGTTGATGGAAGTTGTTGGTGGATGTTGATGGATTTTCAGCAGAAACAGTGGGGTCTTTCTTTTCAACAGCTCCCCAAGTAGGGTGACTGACAGGTGTCTGGACTGTGGCGTAGATGtgctgtgtgttggtgtgtgcggtgtgtgcCGCCTGTGTGTTGATGTATTATGCCCCCTCACCAGGTTGTTATGATTGCTGTATCCGCTGCCTGGGGGCAGTGCCCTACCCGTCCCTGGTGGCCACTCTGCTCTGCTTCACCGGCATGGCACTGTTCTGTGGCTGTGGGCACGAGGCACTGGCCAACACAGAGGTTCTCGCCGAGACTTACTTCGCTCGTAACATACAAGACTATGTTGTCCTGTCCTCGTTGTGAGTTGAGTGGTCCTTTTAATTGATGAGTAGAATTTTCTTCCTTGTAAGTGTTTGTATTTGTAGATAGGTTGTGGAAATCAAGCAACATAAATGTAAAGACTCttacagtagtattagtagtagtagtagaagttagTAGTAGTACCCCTTCCTTTAGGTAGGTTGAGAGCAGCCACCTCTCAACAGCAAATGTTTATATCTGACCTCTCCTTATTATGACCTGTCCTTGTCTCCCAGTATCAAGTACTTCCAGTACGTGATCTATGGCCTGGCCTCTTTCTTCTTCCTTTACTGCATCCTGCTGCTGGCCGAGGGATTCTACACCACCAGTGCCGTCAAGCAGACCTTCGGAGAGTTCCGGAGCACCAGATGTGGCCGCTGCCTTAGTCTGACGGTGAgtaggggagtgggagagagagaggtgagggggcaggggggaggagggaaTGACGTCACCTCGCTGTTAGGTTGCTAAAATAATATTGAcactatagcctactgtattcTAGCTTGTAACCCATCCACTGCAATAGAGGTTGAAAAACAATCCATAAACAATTCATAGAGTAGTTAATTAATCATCAGTTAATTATCCATGAATCCCTCATATATTATGCTCTGGGGATATTAGGCTCATGTTAGAGTATTTACCCTCTGTGGTGGGGTATTACTGCAGTAATAAGGCCTCATGGGACATGTTGTGTCACATCCTGATTCCCTGGAATTTGACCAATAACTTCCTGTGACCTCCTACTCTGCGTCCTGCTACACAGTTCATCATTGTGACATACGTCCTGGCAGTGATCTGGCTGGCGGTGTTTGCCTTTACAGCCATacccgtcttcttcttcttcaacatGGCACAGACCTGCCACACCATCAACATCCTGGCTGAGACGACACCCAGCATCAACCAGCATGGCTGGATCTGCATGGATGCCCGGCAGTATGGTACGTTTAGCTTATGATGGGCCCAGCCGGGCCACCTTATGTTATtttctttttaatacattttttacatttgaaatGTACTGTACTTCATTTCACATTAATGAGACAAGCTTCGCTTTAGGACTGCTGCCCTGGAATGCAATGCCAGGGAAGGCTTGTGGAATGACCTTGGCATCCATTTGCAAAACAAAAGAGGTGAGTTGGTGGTAGCTCTGTCTGACATTAAAACTACTTTGAAAGAATGAATGTTCCTGGATTATGTAACCTTTAAACCACAAAACACACATAGCTAAATGATCATTCTGCATAGCAATTCAATGTACAGTACATGCACTCTATGAGGCCCCTTTTTATAATGTGTACTAAAATGCATTTAATCATATTTGCATGTTTTGTCTCTGCAGTTCTTCATCACCTATGACCTATATATCGCTGCCTTTGCTGGTGCAGGGATCGCTCTCTTGGCTCTGGTGAGTAAGAACGTCCACCCAGAGACTGATGAGTCTATGGGGCCTGTCAACCTCTTGGTTTAAGTTCAGAGTATGATTTGATGGtaacagtttataatagctaTCCTTTACAAACCATTTATaaattagtaaataaataaactattTGCAGATTATTAATAGTTAAATATCAGTACATTACTAGTAACTATATTAGTTAAAAATTACACAAATTATGTTTAACTAATGCAGTTACTAATAATGTACTAATCATTTGGTAATATTTAGTTCATTTATAAATGGCTTATAAAGGGTAGTTATTATAAAGTATTACCGACTTGAATTTTGCAGCTCCATTTGGCTTAGTTTAAGGCATACCACCAAAGAGGTACGGGGTTCATTTAAGGCTCTTTGGCAGAGAAGAATAATAACAGAGAAATAGACAAATGTATCATACTGTCCATCAGCACAGTAGCTAAGTCTTTATTGATTTTCAACAATGATTAAGATGACAAGACCAGCCAGGTCATAAGAGAAAAGCTCACCAATAGAGAACAGACTTATGTGTTATATAGGTGTAACTGTAGGGGCATATGGAAGTGATCAACGTGTGCACGAAGAGAGATCAGCTTGTGAGGCTATTGAATAATTGTGTCATCTAAATGAAGCTGCAGTTTTGCAAAAACATATTTAggatttatttcatttttttaatagTTTCTCTTTTGTCCCACTCTTCATCTTTCTCTCTAGTTTATGTATGTGGTAGCCACCACATATAACTATGCAGTCCTGCGGTTCCTGGGCAGGAAAGGGCTGCGCTGTTAAAAACTGTGCCCTTTCACGTCTCCATCACCCCATAGACTGGGCCTGAGGGGGGCAGTTACACATCACACCACTGAACTCCATCCATCCCCTGTGAGACACACCTGCAACCTGGATCCCCTACCTACTGCTGGCTGCTTCCCTGGAGGGCTCCAATTACTGACACATGGTTCATCTGACCATCTGGTTTATCACCTCAGCCTAGCCTCAGAGCCATACTTTATGTATTTCTGAGCACCTCCAAGATGTATGATACCTACTAATGGTCTAGTTACTTTAGACATAAACTAAAGTAGGGAGGTTGGTCAAAGAAGAGGGGTGGGCTCAATCC contains:
- the LOC110537367 gene encoding myelin proteolipid protein-like isoform X2, with the translated sequence MGCYDCCIRCLGAVPYPSLVATLLCFTGMALFCGCGHEALANTEVLAETYFARNIQDYVVLSSFIKYFQYVIYGLASFFFLYCILLLAEGFYTTSAVKQTFGEFRSTRCGRCLSLTFIIVTYVLAVIWLAVFAFTAIPVFFFFNMAQTCHTINILAETTPSINQHGWICMDARQYGLLPWNAMPGKACGMTLASICKTKEFFITYDLYIAAFAGAGIALLALFMYVVATTYNYAVLRFLGRKGLRC
- the LOC110537367 gene encoding myelin proteolipid protein-like isoform X1 translates to MFPVRQPWLCKALGCYDCCIRCLGAVPYPSLVATLLCFTGMALFCGCGHEALANTEVLAETYFARNIQDYVVLSSFIKYFQYVIYGLASFFFLYCILLLAEGFYTTSAVKQTFGEFRSTRCGRCLSLTFIIVTYVLAVIWLAVFAFTAIPVFFFFNMAQTCHTINILAETTPSINQHGWICMDARQYGLLPWNAMPGKACGMTLASICKTKEFFITYDLYIAAFAGAGIALLALFMYVVATTYNYAVLRFLGRKGLRC